The Deinococcus koreensis genome window below encodes:
- a CDS encoding DoxX family protein, translating into MTRLTGPAPATSPLQTAARVLLGAALVFAGSGHLTFLRQDFQAQVPDWLPLDKDFVVLASGVVEIALGLALLLLRRQRVTLGWVLAAFFVAVFPGNVSQYLTRTDAFGLDTDQSRLIRLFFQPVLVLWALWSTGAWPKRR; encoded by the coding sequence ATGACCCGCCTGACCGGCCCAGCCCCAGCCACGTCCCCTCTCCAGACGGCCGCGCGGGTGTTGCTGGGCGCCGCGCTGGTCTTCGCGGGCAGCGGCCACCTCACCTTTCTGCGCCAGGACTTCCAGGCCCAGGTGCCCGACTGGCTCCCGCTGGACAAAGATTTCGTCGTTCTCGCGTCCGGCGTGGTGGAGATCGCCCTGGGGCTGGCGCTGCTGCTCCTGCGCCGCCAAAGGGTCACGCTGGGCTGGGTGCTGGCCGCCTTCTTCGTGGCCGTGTTTCCCGGCAACGTGTCGCAGTACCTGACCCGCACCGACGCCTTCGGGCTGGACACCGACCAGAGCCGGCTGATCCGGCTGTTCTTCCAGCCCGTGCTGGTGCTTTGGGCGCTGTGGAGTACGGGGGCCTGGCCGAAGAGGCGCTGA
- a CDS encoding VOC family protein — translation MNYRPREDPEDDWAVLIPNEGSGVQIALKRVTSAQARRHHLDLYATPQAAEVERLLALGAVRVDWTYGPDADDVVLADPDGNRFCVVEKG, via the coding sequence CTGAACTATCGCCCGCGCGAGGACCCCGAGGACGACTGGGCGGTGCTGATTCCCAACGAAGGTTCCGGCGTCCAGATCGCCCTCAAACGGGTGACGTCCGCCCAGGCCCGGCGGCATCACCTCGACCTCTATGCCACCCCTCAGGCCGCCGAGGTCGAGCGGTTGCTGGCGCTGGGCGCCGTGCGGGTGGACTGGACGTACGGCCCGGATGCCGATGACGTGGTTCTGGCCGATCCCGATGGCAACCGCTTCTGCGTGGTGGAGAAGGGCTGA
- a CDS encoding isocitrate lyase/PEP mutase family protein has protein sequence MSDLTSKARTLLDLHSAPEILTLANVWDVVSAQVVAGVPGVRALATASHSIASTFGYKDGENIPLELHLDMVRRIVEAVDLPVSMDFEAGYGNAGDTARRAIEAGVVGGNLEDQMKPLDEAVAAVKAVMEAGRAAGIEFVLNARTDALVRAEAGTPRAQVLDEAIRRGRAFLEAGAPVVFVPGLVAREEIQQVAQALGPQKLTVISVPGVSLPARELQALGVARVSTGPFTQRVALTALQDAATELVAGGGLPAGTRALN, from the coding sequence ATGAGCGACCTCACCAGCAAAGCCCGCACCCTGCTCGACCTGCACTCCGCGCCCGAAATCCTGACCCTCGCCAACGTGTGGGACGTCGTATCGGCGCAGGTGGTGGCCGGGGTGCCCGGCGTGCGCGCCCTGGCGACCGCCAGCCACTCCATCGCCTCGACCTTCGGCTACAAGGACGGCGAGAACATCCCGCTGGAGCTGCACCTGGACATGGTGCGGCGGATCGTGGAGGCGGTCGATCTGCCGGTGAGCATGGACTTCGAGGCCGGCTACGGCAACGCGGGCGACACCGCGCGGCGGGCCATCGAGGCCGGCGTGGTGGGCGGCAACCTCGAAGACCAGATGAAACCGCTGGACGAGGCGGTGGCCGCCGTGAAGGCCGTCATGGAAGCGGGGCGCGCGGCGGGCATCGAATTCGTCCTGAACGCCCGCACGGACGCCCTGGTGCGGGCGGAGGCGGGCACGCCCAGAGCGCAGGTGCTGGACGAGGCGATCCGCCGGGGCCGGGCCTTCCTGGAGGCGGGCGCCCCGGTGGTCTTCGTGCCGGGTCTGGTGGCCCGCGAGGAGATCCAGCAGGTCGCGCAGGCGCTGGGGCCGCAGAAGCTGACGGTCATCAGCGTGCCGGGCGTGAGCCTGCCGGCGCGCGAGCTGCAGGCGCTGGGCGTGGCGCGGGTCTCCACCGGCCCCTTCACCCAGCGCGTGGC